The DNA segment TCCCACACAATTCATTGCTCTCACTTTAATTGAAATTACCTTATTCATTGCTTAAAACTATCGTGATTCTGATTGTCGAGTAGCATTTTCGCTTAGTTAATGTCATATCTTTCTCATGGATGCAGCTTTTGCACAAAGCGTAGATATACAGAGAGGGGCCACATTGTTTGGACAGGCCTGTATTGGATGTCATGATGGAGGTGGAAACATAATTCAACCAGTGAGACACTTTTTTGTATTTCATCGACTATAGATGATCATTGTTTCTATTATTTCCTCTCTAATCCACCCTTCCATGTTCATTTTAGGGTGCAACACTCTTTACAAAGGACCTAGAAAGGTAATATGTACTTCTTGAATTAGATATTTTCAAAGCTTATTTGATTGAATGACTGTCCTACAGGAATGGGGTTGTCACTGAAGACGATATATACCGTATCACATACTATGGCAAGGGAAGAATGCCTGTAAGAATTTACATAGAAATTTGAGATCCTCCCTGCTGTATCTATCATTTTTATGATGATTTGTGTGGTTTGTTTGAAGGGGTTTGGCGAGAGCTGCACGCCGAGGGGACAATGCACATTTGGACCACGTTTGAAGGAAGATGAAATCAAGCTCTTGGCTGAGTTTGTGAAGTTACAGGCTAATCAAGGGTGGCCAAATGTAGCAAGTAATGGGGATTGATTTCTTGTTTTACCTCTAACTATTCAAACAGATAGATATACATCCATTCATGTTTAAGGCTTGATCTGGAATCTATAAATGTAATTGGAGGAAACTGTTATCATTAGATAGTAATTAGGTCCTCTTGTAATCATAAGCAATTCTAGTTctctaatataatataattacatcataattaaacaatcatataattttaaactctaaaaagatattaataatacttgagaaaaaaattctttaaacaataaaacttaaaatcaaaTCGTCGAATGCAATATGTTAGTGCAAGAATGccgataaaaaaaaagaaaaaaaatcatatataattttatctaattattttagcATTCAGTAATAATTAACTATAAATActatataacttaattaaatatttagtaGGTCAAAATGTCTctcatcaataaaaaatattagattatataaacaaaattagtaaataacatataattatatgttaaaaataaaataaatgtcaTAATGGTTTTTTGGTACATGGCAAATAAGTCTAGAGCAAATGAAGATGATGGCCATGAGAAATAAATGATAGTCCTTGAAGCGTACTTTGCCTGGCTACTTGTCTactttttgatttgttatttgTGGCTGCTCTCTTAAACAATCTTGATTGCGTTTCGGATTTTTAGACGTCCTGGAAGGTTGGGAAAAGTCTCCACCCCACCTTTGATTTGTTAAGAATAATGTTAGTGCACTTCCAATTTCTTAAGGAAAGTCAAGATAAGATACCGTGATTTTTAAGAGAAACATGGAGGATCAAATTTCTGGCCTCTAGTTACGAAGTGGTTTTGTGACTTTTGACCGAGATGAAACACGTCATTGTCATTTCGGATGATAGCACCTCCAGTGAGGTTACTATTTGGATTTCTGCATCTATGGAGACAAAAGTCCACACAGCGGGATTCCAATTTCCAAGGTTCTTGTTGAAAGGGTGGGGGAATGCTACATCTAGGAGGAGAGGATAGAGAGATTCATGTCATTGAGCCTGATTATGACGCCTAGTGGATTAGGAGGAGTTTTGTTGAATATGAGTTTATTTCTTCACGACGGGGGTGATATTGCTGATCCTAAGAGAGGAGGGAGATCCAAACTAGCTAGCTTCGGCGAAGTCACGTTGGACAAAAAGGTCTTCCATGGATTCAACTTCCTTTTGACATAGAGGGCATGGACCATTAACTCATATATTTCCTTTCAAAAGGATCTCCTTAACAACAAGGCAATTGATACAAATCTTTCAGAGGAACATAATCAGATTGAAAGGGTAATCTAGTTTGAATGAATCTCCTAAAAACCTGTGGATTTATGGTATTTATGTTAGATATAATGtcttaagtgtagtatattcatttttatatttgtaattttttttgaacaagtttaataaaattattaatgaattatATTAATACCATTTGTATATTATCCTCAATAGTTTTTGcattcaaagcaaaataaaaataaatattagctcattgattatctaatgtttaactaatactatgTGGTATTATATAGATGAATTATAACACAAAAcaacaacttatattagtaaatgaacctaaacatgtccttattctaattggaaatgagtaaatcgattgaaagactaatatgtcgtctattaaATCTAATCGGGGATATGTTTTGTCTTGGATATCAAAGTGAATGACTTCCAAAAGACAAATTAGGGAATTAATCCatcaaacacaattttaatattcaattttctttgtattttctttttatgttcgTTCAGTCGGAACTTTTCTATTCCAATGTAAAGACACTTGCGAGCAGAGATTGCTCCGAATCTACACTTCAATATATATTCATTAGTATTCTCTTtgctcttttcttctcttcttttatttatatttcattgaTTTATCTAATTAATCGTTGTATGAATATTAGAACAAATTATTGTGCTTTATTTATATCTTGCATGATTCAATTATTAAACTGatttatttgttaagtaattatttatcCGAAATTGATTGTTTATCTAAAGGTActtagtatattagggagtgaTGCCCCTTATAGAATATCGAGGCAGGTGAGAGTAGAAGGGTATCCTGTTGCGTAGAACTTGTGTCAAGCGGTGAGACCGGGGGGTATCCGTATGCCTAGGAAGAGACCGAAAGGGcgacttaggtggtaatccttagtgaagatgagacTAGAAGGGTATTTTTAACTAAGGGTAATAAATAACTCAATCGAGGATAAttagttatttaattagataattagggatATAATCGATCATAGGCTAGAGGTTTGCATTGTTAACACTAGGATTATGAAAGTCCATTAGGTTAACTTAGGTTTAgtgatttaattagtttaataaatactTTCATTTGGATTCGCACTACTAATTCATGACTcgattaaattagtaattaatttctataattgatttaataataatttatccaatctacaatcccttgggtacaatcaTTGGAATACTTACCGGCGTTTCATTGTAAACTTTaccatattacaatttgacccatacGCTTGTAGACACTactgatttaattttatatattttttggtgtgatatttatactataaacatTAACACGTTTATAGGCGGTCGctttacatgatagatgaaaagtaaatgtggccaaagagtcatttgtctttgtgataaataacTTGATTACCATTGCTAATTATTTACTTTCATGAAAAAAGATGTAATTGTTACtgtaagataaaataggatcaaatTGGGAGAATGGATTTATCCCAAAGGGATtcaggatatcttatgagggcaACAACTTATgaaaaggtcattggatgagcatttACTAAGTAGCTTTCGTAACGGTACATAATAAGGGAGAACTCAACATATTACTTTACTGTAATGACTTTgagactaaataagtttataattaataggcgaaaagtaaGAACTTAATCATAAATTTGAGCGTTACTTATATTTTTCCAATCGGTCCTTCTGtcagctcgttgaaaccagaaatgtcCAATCGGTCCAATCATTGAGAGCTTCTCTCGTTTCTTTAGCTAAAACAATAAAACAaccttttaaaacataaaaaaatgaccaaaacttTACAATATAGCAAGAATCTGTAGACATGAAAACAACCTTTGGATAGAAGTTTCCTTCTTATCCaatattaaaagaaattctaCTGAACCTCTCTTACACTAGCTTCCATCTACCTTGTAATAtcttgaattagggcttaatcggaatagtggttttgtgaccacaaatccgagatagaaataataattttataattattttgatgattatgatgtgattgcatgattgtgtgaaaatttcgtgatgaaattctatgcctaaagtgcttaaattgaaagtagggactaaatcgaataagttgcaaaacttgcattctagaagtttttagtatgaaattgttttggaatattaatgaggaggtcttaaatagcaatttgaccaattttaagttcatggacaaaattaggacatggaaggaatttttggaaagtttagtagtaagggtattttggtcattagttattaaaatgaattaaaaacaaaattaaaagccaatttttgtccatcttcttcattaggccgaaatttcaagggttctccatagctagggtttgtttcaagcttccaagctccatagtaagtgattccaagccccgtttttaatgttctttacgtttttggaatcccggtagctcgattaagcttatgttagcaataattcaacctagggtttatatttggaaaaatacccataggtgaaatttgtgtattttgatgttttatgatagaatatgaggttttaaattatgttagacaacttgtgctactcggttttgagtgaaaacgagtaaaagggcttaatcgacaaaaatacctaatagtcacaagtatatgttagagagagaatttgatgttgccatagaagggaaaaatgatcagcatgttataaaacgtaagaataaggaataaagtttaattcccgagcctaggggcaaaagtgtaattatgcaaaagtttaggggcaaaagtgtaatttttacaaagttcgtattaaatgctattttgatgaatgtatgtattaaataagattaatttggtattatagatcaagaaaaacgagattcaagtcgcgatcgaggaaaagaaaagattgtggactaaatttcaaaatctttatattttggtaccaaggtaagttcatgtgtaaatgtagtaacataattgtcattttaagcaatttaatgttgtttatatgatatgatgctgattattatcatgaaatattatgctttgtggttattgttgaataatatgtaattatgtgaattacttgatgagtatgaactatcaccgaagtaccgattttgatattccatggaagacggcaaagatgtgtgatcgaggaaaatgcccgtttgaaccttaggaatagattaggatacaagtgacatgtcactaggatggttgagcatccgaactcgttgagttgagtccgagttcacttatggatgcgaatgtccgaactcgttgagttgagtccgagttcgtgagatgtaactaggcatctgaactcgttgagttgagtccgagttcatttatggatgcgaacgcccgagctcattgagttgagtccgagttcacttaggggcgggttacatgatttcttgattacatatgtggcacttatgtgcaaattatccatgtatccgagttatattccgatgtgttcaacgggtgaaatttctagtgaaatggaagaacacttaagatgcaagcgacgttttggtaagtgttgtgaaatggacactttggacaggtatgttcttaaccctcgggttgaaaatagatacaacaacgataaggtggtaagatgaggaatgatgtttagaaatgtgatatatgttttggtgataccatgctaaagttgtttggtatatttgtattgttatgttacttgttatttacatatgaacttactaagcatttatgcttactccctcctctttatttactgtagttttgaacaagccagctcgggaatcaggacgggtcgaaggttcgatcacactatccaaaggactttcatctgggtaaatggcttgtaaaacttaagtatggcatgtatagcaatatacttattttgtgtaaataattttatgatatgaccatgtttggttgagaaaatgtttgatattgataagtcatggtgatggctaatttagatcatgtttgatattatggaagtttaataggttatctagtttataaaaattcatggaaagatgaaacttgccttaaaacagaatattgctgcagcaattacatgaatttgaaaaatcactaaaaattgtataaatggaaataaatgatgagtaagttatgaaattgaagcttaatgagtctattttcatgtggattgaacaaaacaggcatataaattatattttatgagatatttaaacttttgtgaaatagggccagagtgatttctggatcccctgttctgactttaaaaattcataataaattttaaaaaaataattagaagtttttatttatatttacaggttatttattgagtctagttttaatagaaacaaacctcatagtcatttaatttctgtatagagaaatatctgattcgtaatacacagaggtcagaatagtcaaaccctgaaacaggggagactttaactaataaattgtactaattggcccaaccaaaaattctagaaaaaaattagtaaatagatatatgagtctagatttagggaaaatttacatatctagatttcgagttttgtaactcgagatataatttttcttgtaactatgatgcgggtagttagaaagctatgaatgtagaaataaatgatttgaagttcttaatttgataaatattgttcggtaacccctcaagctcgactccggcaatggtctcgggcgtgggggcgttacataccTGGTAAAGCTTAAAGGAAAGTTTAAGAATTTACTAGCAGATAATTAGCACAGAAGCTCTCATAAGCTTTACCAACCAACACATTCGTTAGAAAAGAAGAACTCTCCTGGTTTCTTTGATGATAACAAAGTTTGGCAGAGAAGATGAATCAGATATATTTTCTCCACTATCACGCTACCCTATTTATAGATAACTTACATCCGAATCCTAGTCAAGATTACCTCTAATCATTACTTGCTCTCGCACGCTTTcactaattaatcacatcctACGAGGTTCTCCAAGTGTCCTAGTGTCCTAATTACTTACAAGTTACCTCCACTAGGATGCTACGTGACTTAGACGTGTTCTACAAGCTTCGATACTTACTTTAGCAATGACACAAAAACACAGGTGGCGGTTTTATTAGTGAGAAGATCCGCTTTATACGGTCTACACCACAATCAAAAACTTGCCACACCATGAAGTGGAACTCCGTTGTATGGTGACGTTCTACGAATCACTCTACCATGGGTTACTATCATCATTTGATCTAAGCCTCGCAACTTAAGCGGTCTTTACAGGTGTAATCTCCCAAACTGGACCAACTCGCCAACTAGGGTCTGATAGAAATGATGAAGTAATAGAAATAGATCGTGTAACActcctcacccgtattcaacttcagaatagggttacggagcattatcgaacatataatataattaaacatacattttcaAGTTTCAAAATAATCATCATTCATccacatacatatcgtccctaataTAAGCCtatgaggcctaaaacatgcattggggaaggttcaggactaaactgataactcagaaaaattttggaaaaattagaaaattttgcaaaatacagggggcatacgcccgtgtggcccggttgtgtgtctcacatggccaaagacacgcccgtgttacaagccatgtggacattcgaaatgggatcacatggtcgtgtcccagctcgtgtaactctttgacttgggtcacacgtccaacacacacgcccatgtggctagcccatgtgccctaaaaatggccagaCATCCcttgtgccaggctgtgtgctaggccatgccaaacctgtagggtatact comes from the Gossypium hirsutum isolate 1008001.06 chromosome A06, Gossypium_hirsutum_v2.1, whole genome shotgun sequence genome and includes:
- the LOC107963406 gene encoding cytochrome c6, chloroplastic; amino-acid sequence: MEILYAVSPCSYVPRCLLVKGNANQAPSKLKHVEQVKIPHSKNLFTPLVAAFVALSPICNTPAFAQSVDIQRGATLFGQACIGCHDGGGNIIQPGATLFTKDLERNGVVTEDDIYRITYYGKGRMPGFGESCTPRGQCTFGPRLKEDEIKLLAEFVKLQANQGWPNVASNGD